Proteins encoded together in one Vigna angularis cultivar LongXiaoDou No.4 chromosome 5, ASM1680809v1, whole genome shotgun sequence window:
- the LOC108339144 gene encoding G-type lectin S-receptor-like serine/threonine-protein kinase At4g27290, giving the protein MDILSSLIFVACVLLIPSLKVFIAADTIRLSQSISDGMTLVSKGETFELGFFSPENSKNRYLGIWYKNITQTVVWVANGALNDSSGILTVNSTGNLVLRQHDKVVWYTTTPEKQARNPVAQLLDSGNLVVRDESETNSESYLWQSFDYPSDTILPGMKLGRNLRTGMEWRMTAWKSPNDPSPGIFYWGLLLYNYPEYYLMKGTEKFVRIGPWNGLHFSGIPDQKPNSIYDYNYISNNDEIYYTFSLKNEAVISRLVMNQTSSMSFRYVWMEDGQYWKFYKSLPKDNCDFYGICGVYGTCTITGSQICQCLSGFSPKSAQAWNSSDWSDGCVRNKPLNCTEKGKHGFVTVKGVKVPDTTNTWVDETISLEECRRNCLNNCSCMAYTHSNISGEGSGCVMWYGDLIDIRQFDNDGQDLHIRMHASEIGQQEENKKLIILVTSTIVIFLGLIFIGCYRVYIVRHSITEYSDTIHYQNSEGSEDDLDLPSLDLSTIINATNNFSIENKIGEGGFGPVYKGKLVSGQEIAVKRLSRSSGQGMTEFKNEVKLIAKLQHRNLVKLLACCVQEEDRMLVYEYMTNRSLDWMIFDDTKSKLLDWPKRFNIICGIARGLLYLHQDSRLRIIHRDLKASNVLLDDQINPKISDFGIARIFGGDQTEGNTKRVVGTYGYMAPEYAADGLFSVKSDVFSFGILLLEIISGKRNRGFYLENQYPNLVTHAWSLWKEGRAIEMVDSSIEDSCVLSEVLRCIHVSLLCVQQHTEDRPVMSAVVLMLGSESELAEPKEPGFFIKNDQAAATSFSGRTVSTNEITITLLEAR; this is encoded by the exons ATGGATATTCTTTCATCATTGATCTTTGTTGCATGTGTACTTCTTATCCCTTCTCTCAAAGTTTTCATAGCAGCTGATACTATTCGTTTGTCCCAGTCCATCAGTGATGGCATGACCTTGGTTTCCAAAGGTGAAACATTTGAACTTGGTTTCTTCAGTCCTGAGAACTCAAAGAATCGTTATCTTGGAATTTGGTACAAGAACATCACACAGACAGTTGTTTGGGTTGCAAATGGGGCCTTGAATGACTCGTCAGGCATCTTAACAGTGAACAGCACAGGAAACCTTGTTCTCAGACAGCACGACAAGGTTGTGTGGTACACAACAACACCAGAAAAACAAGCACGGAATCCAGTGGCACAGCTTTTGGATTCAGGGAACCTTGTGGTAAGAGATGAGAGTGAAACAAACTCAGAATCCTATCTGTGGCAAAGCTTTGACTACCCTTCGGATACAATATTGCCAGGGATGAAGTTGGGACGGAACCTCAGAACTGGTATGGAATGGAGAATGACAGCTTGGAAGAGTCCTAATGATCCATCCCCAGGAATCTTTTATTGGGGTCTATTGCTTTATAATTATCCTGAGTATTATCTGATGAAGGGAACAGAAAAGTTTGTCAGAATTGGACCATGGAATGGCCTACATTTCAGTGGTATACCAGATCAAAAGCCTAACTCCATTTATGATTACAACTACATATCCAACAACGATGAGATATACTACACTTTCAGCCTCAAGAATGAGGCAGTGATCTCAAGATTGGTAATGAATCAAACCAGTTCTATGAGTTTTCGGTACGTATGGATGGAAGATGGACAATATTGGAAGTTCTATAAATCACTGCCAAAGGACAACTGTGACTTTTATGGAATCTGTGGAGTCTATGGCACTTGCACCATCACAGGCTCTCAAATATGTCAATGTTTATCAGGGTTCAGTCCCAAGTCAGCACAAGCATGGAACTCATCTGACTGGTCTGATGGATGTGTTCGGAATAAGCCATTAAACTGCACTGAGAAAGGCAAGCATGGGTTTGTGACAGTGAAAGGTGTGAAAGTGCCAGATACTACAAATACTTGGGTAGATGAGACAATAAGTCTAGAAGAATGCAGACGGAATTGCTTAAATAATTGTTCTTGTATGGCCTATACTCATTCAAACATAAGTGGTGAAGGAAGTGGTTGTGTCATGTGGTACGGTGATCTAATTGATATTAGGCAGTTTGACAATGATGGACAGGATCTACATATTCGAATGCATGCTTCAGAAATAG GCCAAcaagaagagaacaagaaactCATAATATTAGTTACTTCCACCATTGTTATCTTTTTGGGATTGATTTTCATTGGTTGCTATCGAGTCTACATTGTCCGGCACAGCATAACCg AGTATTCAGACACTATACATTATCAAAATAGCGAAGGTAGTGAAGATGATCTTGATCTCCCATCACTTGACCTTTCAACAATAATCAATGCCACTAATAACTTCTCAATAGAAAACAAGATTGGAGAAGGTGGTTTTGGACCAGTATACAAG GGAAAATTAGTTAGTGGACAAGAAATTGCTGTGAAGAGGCTTTCAAGAAGCTCTGGACAAGGAATGACAGAGTTCAAGAATGAAGTGAAACTGATAGCAAAACTTCAGCACCGAAATCTTGTTAAGCTTCTAGCTTGTTGCGTTCAGGAAGAGGACAGAATGCTAGTCTATGAATACATGACTAACCGTAGTTTGGATTGGATGATATTTG ATGATACTAAAAGCAAACTGCTAGATTGGCCGAAGCGCTTCAACATTATCTGTGGAATTGCCCGAGgtcttctttatcttcatcaAGATTCTAGATTGAGGATAATTCATAGAGATCTTAAAGCAAGTAATGTTCTACTTGATGACCAGATAAATCCAAAAATATCGGATTTTGGTATTGCAAGAATTTTTGGAGGAGATCAAACTGAAGGAAACACAAAGCGAGTAGTTGGAACTTA TGGCTACATGGCACCAGAATATGCAGCAGATGGTCTTTTTTCTGTAAAATCTGATGTTTTCAGTTTTGGTATTTTGCTGCTGGAGATTATAAGTGGAAAGAGAAACAGAGGTTTCTATCTTGAAAACCAATATCCTAACCTTGTAACACAT GCATGGAGTCTATGGAAAGAGGGTAGGGCTATAGAGATGGTTGACTCAAGTATAGAGGACTCATGTGTTTTATCAGAGGTTTTGCGTTGCATCCACGTCAGTCTCTTATGTGTCCAACAGCATACAGAGGATAGGCCTGTAATGTCTGCTGTGGTGCTAATGTTGGGGAGTGAAAGTGAATTGGCTGAGCCAAAAGAACCTGGTTTCTTCATAAAGAATGATCAAGCTGCAGCAACTTCTTTCTCAGGTCGAACTGTCTCAACGAATGAAATAACTATCACATTATTAGAAGCTAGATGA